In Mastigocladopsis repens PCC 10914, a single window of DNA contains:
- a CDS encoding glycosyltransferase family 4 protein translates to MKVLLSAYACEPGRGSEPGVGWNMACQIAKHHEVWVLTSNTHRPAIEAELARNQPPNLNFVYLDPLGWVYDWSYEGKRSQWSVYLHYYLWQIWAYFVATRLHKEISFDVAHHITYGRYSSPSFLVFLPIPFIWGPVGGAESTPKPFWQDFSQRAKVYETLRNLLRWVGELDPFVHLTARRSTVAIVTTPETATHLNALGAKRIEFLPGQTGINQQEFARLEQLAVSSDETTIRFVSIGRLLHWKGFHLGLKAFAQTGLEQSEYWIIGEGPERKRLEELANQLGIADRTFFLGAISREDTFHTLAKSHVVVHPALHDFSPTVCLEAMVASRPVVCLNLGGPAIQITEETGFKIHAQTPEQAVSDIAKAMTLLAKDPDLRLRMGQAGHKRVREAFSWESKGRYFAQLYEEISTQDKSYLKLG, encoded by the coding sequence ATGAAAGTCCTTTTGTCTGCATATGCTTGTGAACCTGGTCGCGGCTCAGAGCCGGGAGTCGGTTGGAACATGGCTTGTCAGATTGCTAAACACCATGAAGTCTGGGTTCTGACTTCAAATACTCATCGTCCAGCTATTGAGGCAGAACTTGCTCGTAACCAACCGCCTAATCTGAACTTCGTTTATCTCGATCCACTAGGTTGGGTTTATGACTGGTCTTATGAAGGAAAGCGATCGCAGTGGTCAGTCTACCTCCACTACTACTTGTGGCAAATTTGGGCGTATTTTGTAGCCACGCGACTCCATAAAGAAATTAGCTTTGATGTTGCACACCACATAACCTATGGTAGGTATTCAAGCCCGAGTTTTCTGGTCTTTCTTCCCATACCCTTCATCTGGGGTCCGGTTGGAGGCGCAGAGTCTACACCCAAACCATTCTGGCAAGACTTCAGCCAACGCGCCAAGGTTTACGAAACTCTGCGTAACCTTTTGCGCTGGGTGGGTGAACTTGACCCATTTGTACACCTTACAGCTCGCCGGAGTACTGTTGCAATAGTGACGACTCCAGAAACCGCAACCCATTTGAATGCTTTAGGTGCCAAAAGAATTGAATTTTTGCCTGGACAAACTGGAATCAATCAACAAGAGTTTGCCCGTCTTGAACAACTTGCGGTTTCATCTGACGAAACCACTATCAGATTTGTCAGCATAGGACGTCTTCTACACTGGAAAGGATTTCATCTCGGTCTCAAGGCATTTGCCCAGACTGGTTTAGAGCAGAGTGAGTACTGGATTATTGGGGAAGGACCCGAGAGAAAAAGGCTGGAGGAACTTGCCAATCAGCTGGGAATTGCCGACAGAACCTTTTTTTTGGGAGCAATATCGCGTGAAGACACCTTTCATACATTAGCAAAGTCTCATGTAGTAGTACATCCCGCCCTGCATGATTTTTCACCAACTGTCTGCTTAGAGGCAATGGTAGCAAGCCGTCCAGTGGTTTGCCTGAATTTAGGTGGACCAGCGATCCAGATTACAGAGGAAACTGGTTTTAAGATTCACGCTCAAACGCCAGAGCAAGCAGTGAGTGATATTGCTAAAGCGATGACGCTGCTAGCAAAAGATCCAGATTTGAGGTTGCGGATGGGTCAAGCCGGACACAAGAGGGTGAGAGAGGCTTTTAGTTGGGAAAGTAAAGGGCGATATTTTGCTCAACTTTACGAAGAAATTTCAACCCAAGACAAATCATACTTGAAATTGGGTTAG
- a CDS encoding nucleotidyltransferase domain-containing protein encodes MMKTLSPIDTKNQQINVKPEIELLLRCVRTSPNDSTIERIKALVQEDIDWEYLIQTAYRNGVIPLLHWSLSKICPQSVPATFQQQLQYDQYVRTQRSLILTNKLLKLLELFEANNIPVIPFKGPILAISAYGDIARRDFYDLDILVRKQDFLKTKELLADQGYQPYSNSNEKEATYLSSLKPEQQKAYLQSHWELHLVDERDRVTVDLHHGILPKQFSFLFDTEWIWEDAQLKPFANKKVLHFALEDLILILCSQGAKDCWLQMNRICDIAQLIRTSDEIDWERVCERAAKLRMTRILLLGLLLTHNLLEVELPKTILQQIQASPLLESLASQIYIQLFTQTNNSLQDYKIKSFFFHLRLIEHPLDKVWYCFEHLIVPTIADQVFLPLPKHLSFLYYLLRPIRLIRTYLLPLVAPRSS; translated from the coding sequence ATGATGAAAACTTTATCTCCAATAGATACTAAAAACCAGCAAATCAATGTTAAACCCGAAATAGAGCTACTTCTTCGTTGCGTTCGCACTTCACCTAATGATTCAACTATTGAGCGCATCAAAGCCTTGGTTCAGGAAGACATAGACTGGGAATACCTTATTCAAACAGCATATAGAAATGGTGTCATACCGCTCCTTCACTGGAGTTTATCTAAAATATGTCCACAATCAGTTCCTGCAACTTTTCAACAGCAGCTTCAATATGACCAGTATGTAAGAACTCAACGCAGTCTTATCCTGACCAATAAGCTGCTCAAGCTATTGGAGCTTTTTGAGGCTAATAACATACCTGTTATTCCATTCAAAGGACCCATCCTTGCCATTTCAGCTTATGGTGATATCGCACGTCGAGATTTCTATGATTTAGATATTTTGGTTCGCAAACAAGATTTTTTGAAGACAAAAGAACTACTGGCGGATCAAGGATACCAACCATACTCCAACAGTAATGAGAAAGAAGCAACTTACCTTAGCTCACTCAAACCAGAGCAACAGAAGGCTTACCTGCAATCCCACTGGGAACTGCATCTGGTGGATGAGCGCGATCGCGTTACTGTAGACCTGCATCACGGGATATTACCAAAGCAATTCTCATTTTTGTTCGATACTGAATGGATATGGGAAGATGCTCAACTAAAACCTTTTGCTAATAAGAAGGTTCTTCATTTTGCCTTGGAGGATCTCATCCTAATTCTCTGTTCTCAAGGGGCTAAGGACTGTTGGCTACAGATGAATCGGATTTGTGATATTGCTCAACTTATCCGCACCTCTGATGAGATTGATTGGGAGAGAGTGTGTGAACGCGCAGCTAAGTTGCGGATGACGCGAATCCTCTTGCTTGGTCTTTTACTAACACATAATTTACTAGAAGTAGAGCTTCCAAAAACGATTTTGCAACAAATACAAGCTAGCCCATTACTGGAGTCTCTTGCTTCCCAGATTTACATCCAACTTTTTACTCAAACTAACAATTCGCTTCAAGATTATAAAATTAAAAGCTTCTTTTTTCATCTTCGACTGATAGAACACCCATTGGATAAAGTTTGGTATTGTTTTGAGCATCTCATTGTGCCAACAATAGCAGACCAAGTATTTTTACCACTCCCTAAACATCTTTCTTTCTTGTACTATCTTCTCCGACCTATCCGTTTAATAAGAACGTATTTACTGCCGCTAGTAGCTCCTAGAAGTAGTTGA
- a CDS encoding glycosyltransferase family 4 protein, giving the protein MEMKKIAITGDPSFIYRHQDLWKVMSSYVEKIEIIPCNDTLLIKGKALYSKLSYAFSKKTLKPISFYKSSEAFVFKSKQIEQKIKKLKSPPDLVFHLYGMYSPFHHKSDIHYTMYLDYTMILGERNWPQWAPFTDYRERNKWLKLEQAAYERAHHLFSMSKQVKCSLVEDYGIPPEKISVVGVSGNYQEPYEGPKSFGSKQILFNGSEFARKGGDLVLEAFRKVRYVLPDTKLVIVGKDLKIDEEGVNNIGNVSSRSEMFNLFLNTDLVLAPARCDPFPLFVIEAMNYGIPCIVSANDGMPEIVDNEVNGIVINQYKSDTLATQIIRLLSDTSLLRVMSNKARDKVKTQLNWHSVAEKIFQSLSNSTNDKS; this is encoded by the coding sequence ATGGAAATGAAAAAGATAGCCATTACAGGAGATCCTAGTTTTATATATCGTCATCAGGATCTATGGAAAGTGATGTCTTCATACGTTGAAAAAATAGAAATTATCCCCTGTAATGACACACTTTTGATAAAAGGAAAAGCTCTTTATAGTAAACTCTCTTATGCTTTCTCTAAGAAAACTTTAAAGCCAATAAGTTTCTACAAGAGCAGTGAAGCGTTTGTCTTCAAATCAAAACAAATAGAACAAAAAATTAAGAAGTTAAAATCTCCTCCTGACTTAGTTTTTCATCTCTATGGAATGTATAGCCCATTTCATCACAAATCTGATATTCATTATACAATGTATCTAGATTACACAATGATACTTGGTGAAAGAAATTGGCCACAATGGGCACCCTTTACAGATTATAGAGAACGTAATAAATGGCTCAAATTGGAGCAAGCAGCCTATGAACGTGCTCATCATCTTTTTTCAATGAGCAAACAAGTAAAATGTTCTCTTGTGGAAGACTATGGTATACCCCCAGAAAAGATAAGTGTTGTCGGGGTTTCCGGTAATTATCAAGAACCTTATGAAGGACCAAAGTCATTTGGAAGCAAACAAATTTTATTTAATGGTTCTGAGTTTGCTAGAAAAGGTGGAGACTTGGTTTTAGAAGCCTTCCGTAAGGTGAGATATGTCCTGCCTGATACCAAGCTAGTGATTGTTGGCAAAGATTTAAAGATTGACGAGGAAGGAGTGAACAATATCGGCAACGTCTCTTCTCGTTCAGAGATGTTTAACTTGTTCTTAAACACCGACTTAGTACTCGCACCCGCACGTTGTGACCCTTTTCCTTTGTTTGTTATAGAGGCAATGAATTATGGAATTCCTTGCATCGTATCGGCAAATGATGGAATGCCAGAAATAGTTGATAACGAGGTGAATGGTATTGTGATTAATCAATATAAATCTGATACTTTAGCCACTCAAATTATCAGGCTATTATCTGATACTTCATTATTGAGGGTCATGTCTAACAAAGCAAGAGATAAAGTTAAGACTCAATTGAATTGGCATTCTGTAGCAGAAAAGATATTTCAATCCTTGTCAAATTCAACAAATGATAAATCTTAA
- a CDS encoding glycosyltransferase, which yields MKIMIAHNRYQYAGGEDVVVQAERALLQSYGHEVLLWEIDNDSIVGIQGKVKAALSAVYSTRSREQIKEKISHFRPDIVHVHNFFPLLSPAIYDACRDVNIPVVQTLHNYRLGCPKAMLLRDGKICEDCIGKVVPWSGVAHGCYRGSRIQSAAVATMLTVHTLRGTWQNRVDAYITLTNFHKDKMVQAGLPKDKIHIKPNFLLAPQFQSQTNKLKNYALFVGRLSEEKGVTTLIDAYSQGHLSIPLKIVGDGPLDEALRQQVQARGLGEVITFLGRQSKATVLELIYNAKFLVFPSIWYEGFPLTIAEAFACGLPVIASKLGSMAEIVEDGVTGLHFEAGNALDLAAKINWAITHPEAVDTMEINARCTYEAKYTPEANYKQFMEIYNLVLNKAKSEPQKRS from the coding sequence ATGAAAATTATGATTGCTCATAACCGTTATCAGTATGCGGGAGGTGAAGATGTCGTTGTACAGGCTGAACGCGCGTTATTGCAGTCTTATGGACATGAAGTTCTGCTATGGGAAATTGATAACGATAGCATTGTCGGAATTCAAGGAAAGGTAAAAGCTGCACTTTCTGCTGTATATTCAACTAGATCACGAGAGCAAATCAAAGAAAAAATTTCTCATTTCCGTCCCGATATAGTTCACGTACATAACTTTTTTCCTCTTCTTTCTCCGGCAATATACGACGCTTGCCGAGATGTAAACATTCCAGTAGTACAAACGCTCCATAACTATCGGCTCGGATGTCCAAAAGCAATGCTTTTACGAGATGGCAAAATCTGTGAAGATTGCATTGGTAAAGTCGTGCCTTGGTCTGGTGTTGCCCACGGTTGTTACCGTGGCTCACGGATACAAAGCGCTGCTGTGGCAACAATGCTGACCGTTCATACATTGCGTGGCACTTGGCAAAACCGCGTGGACGCTTACATCACCTTAACCAACTTTCATAAAGATAAAATGGTTCAGGCAGGCTTGCCCAAGGACAAAATTCACATCAAACCAAATTTTTTATTAGCTCCCCAATTTCAATCTCAAACCAACAAGTTGAAAAACTACGCACTATTTGTAGGACGACTTTCGGAAGAAAAAGGCGTGACAACGCTGATTGACGCTTATTCACAAGGTCATTTGAGCATACCACTGAAAATTGTGGGTGACGGTCCATTAGATGAAGCACTGCGCCAACAAGTGCAGGCTAGAGGACTTGGAGAGGTCATCACATTTTTAGGGCGACAAAGTAAAGCAACTGTCTTGGAACTCATCTACAATGCCAAATTTCTAGTATTTCCTTCGATTTGGTATGAAGGCTTTCCGTTGACAATAGCGGAGGCGTTTGCCTGTGGTTTACCTGTCATAGCTTCCAAGTTAGGCAGTATGGCAGAAATTGTAGAAGATGGAGTGACAGGTCTACACTTTGAAGCAGGGAATGCACTGGATTTGGCAGCTAAGATAAATTGGGCAATAACTCACCCTGAAGCAGTAGATACTATGGAAATAAACGCTCGCTGCACTTACGAAGCTAAGTACACTCCAGAAGCTAATTACAAACAGTTTATGGAAATTTATAACCTGGTTCTTAACAAAGCCAAAAGTGAACCACAAAAGCGGTCATAA
- a CDS encoding ABC transporter ATP-binding protein has protein sequence MATKLNRAIGQLSYLPQTFRLVWGASRYWTLAWLLLLVAQGLLPTAGVYLTRVTVNSLVAVVGAGISRGTIQTVLVPVGLMAALLLLTELMTSAGEWIRTVQSELVQDYISGLVHSQSINIDLGCYESSEYHDHLNRARSGASNRSLALIENTGSLLQNSITLLTMVAVLLPYGVWLPFFLLFSALPALYVVLRLNQQYHHWWRRTTIDRRWLEYYEILLTDSTYAAEMRLFNLGDFFQSAYRKVRYRLRTENLRLVRDQNLGRLAAGLIILLISGGAIVWMGRQVLLGIITLGDLALFYQAFNQGQGLMRSALGNLGQIYRNSLFISDLFAFLQIEPKVIDPPQPLPLPAKMREGIRFRQVTFRYPGSDRAVLENFNLTIPAGKIVAIVGDNGAGKSTLTKLLCRFYDPESGRVELDGKDIRDFSVAELRRKITILFQSPVPYFVTVAQNVALGDLSATASMGAIEGAAKAAGVHETILRLPQGYDSMLGKWFPGGNDLSGGEWQRLALARSFFRKAEIIILDEPTSAMDPWAEHDWLERFRTMANSRTAIVITHRFTLAMRADIIHVMRNGQIVESGSHDQLVAQDGLYAKSWKSQMQANSNNPVESSTV, from the coding sequence TTGGCTACTAAGTTAAACCGCGCCATAGGTCAACTATCTTATTTGCCCCAGACTTTTAGGCTGGTCTGGGGTGCATCCCGCTATTGGACTCTAGCCTGGTTGCTGTTGCTAGTGGCTCAAGGGTTGCTTCCGACGGCAGGAGTCTACCTAACTCGGGTAACTGTGAACAGTCTAGTTGCTGTTGTCGGTGCGGGTATTTCCAGGGGAACTATCCAGACAGTCCTCGTTCCAGTGGGGTTGATGGCAGCTTTGTTGCTGCTCACCGAGTTGATGACAAGTGCTGGCGAATGGATTCGTACAGTTCAGTCAGAACTGGTGCAGGATTACATTAGTGGTTTGGTTCATTCCCAATCTATAAATATTGATTTGGGTTGTTATGAGTCATCAGAGTACCATGACCACCTGAACCGAGCACGCAGCGGTGCTAGTAACCGTTCTCTTGCGCTGATAGAAAACACAGGCAGCCTGCTACAAAATAGCATTACTCTTTTAACTATGGTGGCAGTCCTACTCCCCTATGGTGTCTGGCTACCTTTCTTTTTATTATTCTCTGCCTTGCCAGCTTTATACGTCGTACTGCGCTTAAATCAACAATATCACCACTGGTGGCGGCGGACAACCATTGATCGGCGTTGGCTTGAGTACTACGAAATACTACTAACTGACAGCACCTATGCAGCTGAAATGCGGCTGTTCAACCTGGGTGACTTTTTTCAGTCAGCTTACCGCAAGGTTCGCTATAGGCTACGTACTGAGAATTTAAGGTTAGTCAGAGATCAGAATTTAGGTCGTCTCGCTGCGGGGCTGATTATTCTGTTAATTTCTGGTGGTGCGATTGTCTGGATGGGTCGGCAAGTCCTACTAGGAATAATTACTTTGGGCGACTTAGCCCTGTTTTACCAAGCCTTTAATCAAGGTCAGGGGTTAATGAGGTCTGCCCTAGGAAACTTGGGACAAATTTATAGAAATAGCTTATTTATCAGTGATCTTTTTGCGTTTTTGCAGATCGAACCCAAAGTTATAGACCCACCGCAACCACTGCCTCTGCCTGCGAAAATGAGAGAGGGAATTCGCTTTCGTCAAGTCACGTTCCGCTACCCAGGCAGCGATCGCGCCGTCCTAGAAAACTTCAATCTCACCATTCCCGCTGGCAAAATTGTTGCCATTGTAGGAGATAATGGTGCTGGTAAAAGCACACTTACCAAATTGCTCTGCCGTTTTTACGATCCTGAATCAGGGAGAGTTGAATTAGACGGTAAGGACATTAGGGATTTTTCAGTTGCGGAACTCCGACGCAAAATCACAATTTTGTTCCAATCCCCAGTCCCTTATTTTGTTACAGTTGCCCAGAATGTAGCACTGGGAGATTTATCGGCTACTGCTAGTATGGGTGCTATTGAAGGTGCCGCTAAAGCTGCTGGGGTTCATGAAACTATTCTGCGTTTACCTCAAGGTTATGATTCCATGCTGGGTAAATGGTTTCCTGGTGGGAATGACCTAAGTGGTGGGGAATGGCAACGTCTTGCTCTGGCACGATCTTTTTTTAGAAAAGCCGAGATTATCATCCTGGATGAACCCACGAGTGCAATGGACCCTTGGGCTGAACACGACTGGCTAGAACGATTCCGCACAATGGCGAATAGTCGCACCGCAATTGTCATCACTCATCGTTTCACCCTGGCAATGCGGGCTGATATTATTCACGTCATGCGTAATGGTCAGATTGTAGAGTCAGGTAGTCATGATCAGCTAGTAGCTCAAGATGGTCTCTACGCCAAGTCTTGGAAATCACAGATGCAAGCTAACTCAAACAACCCTGTTGAAAGTAGCACGGTTTAG
- a CDS encoding glycosyltransferase → MQEMKTEKLQPIELPQLPESPLVSVLVANYNYAKYVGEAIESALKQTYSNLEIIVCDDGSKDNSCEIIETYVQKDSRVKLIRKQNGGVSSALNAAYRNSQGQIVCLLDADDVWTQDKLQIMIAAFHANSKAGFGVHNIIKIDGEGKLIKSNPMFSNLPSGWLGPFALDNGGFIYNVPLGSALCIRREVSDLIFPLDETLVRNVDSLICYIAACTTEIVSVPDVHSMYRVHSTNLTVAKSLTADYLEREINAFRRVHHEQKQFLKNFYGNEVAEKLTDLDYSWTYLQYRYLLSHLQYKSKSETKEAHQRLINHPQFNFVGSQQWLLRWGEYLPHFLFMVLFDTVYGSNWLKRLAKVLLKRTRVPSRAYR, encoded by the coding sequence ATGCAAGAAATGAAAACAGAAAAGTTACAACCAATCGAACTTCCCCAACTACCAGAAAGTCCTTTGGTGTCAGTACTAGTAGCCAACTACAACTATGCAAAATATGTTGGAGAAGCAATCGAGAGTGCTCTAAAACAAACCTATTCCAATCTTGAAATCATCGTTTGTGATGATGGTTCTAAGGACAACTCTTGTGAAATCATCGAAACTTATGTTCAAAAAGACTCCAGAGTTAAACTGATCCGTAAACAGAACGGAGGGGTTTCTTCTGCACTCAATGCAGCTTATCGGAATAGTCAAGGGCAAATTGTCTGCTTGCTAGATGCAGATGATGTATGGACGCAAGACAAGCTGCAGATCATGATTGCAGCATTCCACGCTAACTCGAAAGCTGGATTTGGTGTTCACAACATCATCAAAATTGATGGAGAGGGAAAGCTAATAAAATCAAACCCGATGTTTAGCAATCTGCCTTCAGGTTGGTTAGGACCATTTGCTTTAGATAATGGTGGGTTTATTTATAATGTACCTCTGGGTTCTGCACTTTGTATCCGGCGCGAGGTATCTGACTTAATATTTCCTCTCGATGAGACACTTGTCCGCAATGTAGATAGTCTTATTTGTTACATAGCTGCATGCACCACGGAAATAGTTTCTGTGCCAGATGTACATAGTATGTACCGTGTACATAGCACAAACCTCACAGTTGCCAAATCCTTAACAGCAGATTATTTAGAGCGTGAAATAAACGCCTTCAGACGTGTTCATCACGAGCAAAAGCAATTTTTAAAGAATTTTTATGGCAATGAAGTAGCAGAGAAATTAACAGATTTGGACTATAGCTGGACTTATTTACAGTATCGTTATCTACTTTCTCATTTGCAATATAAATCTAAGTCAGAAACCAAGGAAGCTCATCAGCGACTGATTAATCATCCCCAGTTTAACTTTGTTGGCTCTCAACAATGGCTATTGAGGTGGGGGGAGTATCTGCCACACTTTCTCTTCATGGTGTTATTTGACACGGTGTACGGCTCAAATTGGCTTAAACGTTTAGCCAAAGTCCTACTTAAAAGAACACGTGTTCCAAGTCGTGCTTACAGATAA
- a CDS encoding glycosyltransferase translates to MSQRSIAIFTWGLDGGAFTNLPVALTKGFWNLGVRDLYVLYLSKGPTEDISFPEGVKLVPLGVERSMASPIALSKFLKAAKPDVLIAMPTIISIPALMGWLLANQRKTKFVIYQGDTLTSDIAIDHKHDLRMQIMPWLARLLYPTANGLTTVSQGVLDILKQDRIPIPRNRVAVIPNPVDVDNFLIRSQAEPEHPWLQHKDTPVIISLGRLAKRKNYPLLLQALAIVRSKLKVKLIILGEGPERPHLEEVVAKLGLQKDVSLPGHVANPWSHIAKADVFVMSSLDEAFCLALVEAMACKVPVISTDAIGGGPRSILENGKYGNLVPRDDPEALATAIYKALTSKDWRSQLITASQRQSEAFKPEAIAQQWLTFLQQL, encoded by the coding sequence ATGAGTCAGAGGTCAATTGCTATCTTTACCTGGGGTTTGGACGGCGGAGCATTCACAAACCTGCCAGTAGCCCTGACAAAAGGGTTTTGGAACTTGGGTGTGAGAGACTTGTACGTCCTATACCTCTCAAAAGGACCAACAGAGGATATCTCTTTTCCAGAGGGCGTCAAATTAGTGCCACTAGGTGTTGAGCGGTCTATGGCATCTCCCATTGCCCTATCAAAGTTTTTGAAAGCAGCCAAGCCAGATGTGCTGATTGCCATGCCCACAATCATTAGCATTCCTGCGCTTATGGGATGGCTATTAGCAAATCAGCGCAAGACAAAATTTGTGATCTATCAAGGAGATACTTTAACCTCAGACATAGCAATTGATCACAAACATGATCTGCGAATGCAAATCATGCCTTGGTTAGCACGGCTTTTGTATCCTACAGCTAACGGCTTAACCACTGTCAGCCAAGGTGTCCTTGATATTCTCAAGCAAGATCGTATTCCCATTCCCCGCAATCGTGTAGCAGTCATACCGAATCCTGTCGATGTTGACAACTTCTTAATACGCAGTCAAGCTGAACCCGAACATCCATGGCTCCAGCACAAGGACACTCCAGTAATTATTAGCCTGGGGCGTTTAGCAAAGCGCAAAAACTATCCCCTCCTGTTGCAAGCACTTGCGATAGTCCGAAGCAAGCTCAAAGTCAAGCTAATTATTTTGGGAGAAGGTCCAGAAAGACCACATTTGGAGGAGGTGGTTGCCAAACTTGGTTTGCAGAAGGATGTCAGCTTGCCTGGTCATGTGGCTAATCCCTGGAGCCACATTGCCAAAGCCGATGTCTTTGTGATGTCTTCCCTAGACGAAGCGTTTTGCTTAGCGTTGGTAGAGGCAATGGCTTGTAAAGTTCCTGTCATTTCAACTGATGCAATTGGCGGAGGTCCGCGCAGCATTTTAGAAAATGGCAAATATGGAAATTTAGTGCCAAGAGATGATCCAGAAGCTCTAGCGACAGCAATTTACAAAGCGTTAACCTCAAAAGATTGGCGCAGTCAATTGATTACAGCTAGCCAGCGACAGAGTGAAGCGTTTAAGCCAGAAGCGATCGCCCAGCAGTGGCTCACATTTCTACAGCAACTGTAG
- a CDS encoding lasso peptide, giving the protein MKKTYQTPKLLNHGSVSEITALTGGSNRTDFLFGTDGQTTLASASGSLDACIFGQGKPTSEDKCIVK; this is encoded by the coding sequence ATGAAAAAGACTTACCAAACTCCTAAGCTGCTCAACCACGGTAGCGTCAGCGAAATCACAGCTTTAACCGGAGGATCTAATAGAACAGACTTCTTGTTCGGAACAGATGGTCAAACGACTTTGGCATCTGCTTCAGGGTCACTCGACGCTTGTATTTTTGGTCAAGGAAAACCAACATCAGAGGACAAGTGCATAGTGAAGTAA